The genomic DNA gagagagaaagacagagagaacttTTAGTCAGGTTTGTTATATTTGACTATGTGGAGGAGTGAAGTCAAGCTTGCACCTGACACTTTTTTTGGAGTACTCATAGCGCGCTATAGGATTGCCAAAACAATGATGTGATATAACGTGATACCATTGGAAAATAACGGAAACGCACCAGAGAGATGCCGCCAGAGGGAGTGATTTTAACGGACCTAATAACCGCCACAGCTCGCGCCACCGGGGACCGGATGGAATACAAACGGAATAGTCTATGAGTAGAAGTGACTCACCTTTTATAAAGTCCGTTATTTATGGTGAGCGTACGATCCGCTGTGCTACAGCACGTCAACACGTCAGATAACGGTCACCTTGTCCTCGCCTGTAAATGAAGAAGATCTTAAATTAGCCTGCTGAACAAACATCGTCAAACTAAAAAAGGACCCAAGATGAATTATGCGGTTTGGATACCGACTATGTGGGACTAGAGATGTGACTTCTCTCCTTTTTGAAGTCATAAAAGTTATCAAGTAACCTAACGGAACACTCAACTAAGCTCTCAAGGTGAGTTCAGTTCACCATAATTGAAAATGGTTCAAATGAATATTTCAATGATTAATATACATAGTAAGTGTATGGATTATTGCTGTTTTTGGTGTCAAATGTAAAGACTGATAGCTTAATTACAACTTTTTAATAGCCCCTATCTGTAGCCCCGCCCCGCACCATGATACCTTTTTAACAAAAGAAAGCATTTTCTGTTGTCTTCCAAtgttgaactgtgtgtgtgtgtgtgtgtgtgtgtgtgtatgtatacttGTCACTCAGCCTGTGTTGTGAGAACCCAGCGTTACATTTATATAGGCCAACCCACTTGGCTGCTCGTTACTATGGGAACCGTGGCCCTGGCTGGCTCAGGCTGAGTGGGCTGCTGAgggctgtgctgtgtgtgtgtgtgtgtgtgtacatgagcTTCCAAGATGGAGAAAGGACATTacataataattatatatttgtGAAATGAAAGATGTACCAGGAACAGTTAGTTCCCTCTAGCAGGAACTCATTCAACAGTCTGTTATGCTCCTGTACTGAATAATACAATGACTAAACAAGTGATAGCAAGAGACAGGCCATTTTGGTGCTGTGTTCTGGACATGATTCAGTAacaacgttctctctctctctctctctctctctctctctctctctctctctctctctctctctctctctctctctctctctctctctctctctctctctctctctctctctctctctctctctctctctctctctctctctctctctctctctctctctctctctctctctctctctctctctctctctctctctctctctctctctctctctctctctctctctctctctctctctctctctctctctctctctctctctctctctctctctctctctctctctctctctcagatggcCCTCAGtcccgtcctcctcttcctcctctctctgattGGCTGCGGCCACTCCCAGGATGACATCATCGACCCCGGCCtggcccctccccctcctctgggtTGCAGTGTGAACGTGGACCCCGTCTACCGGACGCTGTGTGACCTGGAGTCTGTGTGGGGGGTGGTGTTGGAGGCCGTGGCCTGTGGTGGAGCCATcacctccctggtcctctccgtGGTTCTCCTAGCCAAGCGTCACTCCGTCCTTGACCCAGATCGGCGCTCCGGCCTGGGGCCTCTTCTCCTCCTGCTGGCCTCCCTCCTAGCTCTCTTCACCCTGTCCCTGGCCTTCCTTGTGGGGCGTACTGAGACCCTGTGTGTGGTCCGCCGGGTCCTCTGGGGCCCGCTGTTCGCCCTGTGCTTCTCCTGCCTCCTGGCCCAGGTGGTGCGGTTGAAGAGGCTGGTGTCTGGAAAGTCTAGCCCCAAAGGGAGCTCCCTGGCTGGGCTTGGCGTGATCCTGGCCCTGGTCCAGGGGATCATCTCTGGAGAGTGGCTGCTGCTGACAGTGGTGAGGGAGGGCCACGGGGCCTGCGACTACCCACCGTTAGACTTTGCCCTGGTTTGCAGCTACGCCCTGGGGCTGCTCCTGACCGCGCTGGGCCTCTCCCTGGCTGTGGTGCTGTGTGGAGGGGACGGGGGAGAGGACGAGGCAGAGGAGGGGAGCGACGGAGGGTGCGAGCGGCGTTGGAAGTGTAACGCCGTATGGCTCTTCCTGTCCTGCCTGGCGTCCCTGTTGCTATGGGTCTCCTGGCTTGTGCTCTATCTCTATGGCGACGCTGCGTTGAGGGGGGCGCGGTCGGGTGGCGGGGGAGGGCGGCGACCGGACTGGGATGAGCCGGTGTTGGCGGTTGCCTTGGTGGCACAAGGCTGGATCCTCCTGTTATTTCACGCTATCCCAGAAGCCCACCTGTGTCTGAGGGACCCGCCAGCCCCCAGCCAGCACGACTACTTTGATACCAGTCAGCCCCTGCAGCCCTGCTTCCAACAGGAGGTGCCattacctacacacacacttacacacaggcCCTACGCAGATAACCAGGCCTACTCTATCGAGGAGCACAGCGCaggtatactgtgtgtgtgtgtgtgtgtgtgtgtgtgtgttggttgtgtgAAAGGCTATGTGTGGGTTTATGCAAATATTGTGTACATGCAAAAAGGTTTAAGTCTAAATAGAAGGATTGTCTACAGAAAAAAAAATAACTATTATTATTGTACAGTGAAACCTGGCTAGTAACACTCCCTTTATTTGTGTTTGCTCTCTCCCTGGGTGGTGTCTCAGCACTGAGAGGTGGGTCGTACCATAACGGACACGGGGGGATGCGTCCTGGGATCCCCTTCAGAGGCCACATGTACCAGCCCACTGAGATGGCCCTGGTCATGAACGGAGGAACGGTCAGTGTCTCttatttcacacacacaaacgcacaagcACCCATGTACATATTAAATTATTGGTTAGAGCCCTgagtgctgattggctgaaagccgtggtatatcagaccgtataccacgggtatgacaaaacatttatttttactgctctaattatgttggtaaccagtttataatagcaataaggaacCTCAGGgggttgtgatatatggccaatataccacggctaagggctgtatccaggcactccacgttgcgtcgtgcataagaacagcccttagccgtggtatattggccatataccacacctcctcgtacattattgcttaattatattatcttatattattacatattacctcaactacctcttaccccagtacactgactcggtaccagtattccttgtatatagcctgtatatagcgtTGCTATtgttttttattgtgttactgttTTCTTTTTATCTATTTGCAAatgttcttactttttaactgcattgttgggaaagggcttgtaagtcaggatttcacggtaaagtttacacttgttgtattgggcgcatgtgacaaataatattttattttattttatttgacacatacacacatatacacacacactaaccactTGTCTGTCTGTAACAGATGCCTTCTGCTCCGGTGAACTACACAGGGAGACAGCTGTGGTGAGAGGGGAACCTTGGAACCAGTCTCCACGGCAACACGGCATATTATGGTTCCGGAATGCTCCGGAATGTTTCCAAATGTCACTCATAACCCCATCAATGCCTCTACCTCACCTCACCATTGTCTGTACAAAGCACTGCAACAAGCAAGTTACCCCcagccacagatctaggatcagctcacCCTACCTTTTTATACACTTTGGTCATTGAGAGGCAAAGGGAAAAACTGATTTGAGATCAGTGCTCACAAGAAATGTCACTCCAGGTTTGACTGCACGAGATTCAGAGACGGGTAACAAAGACATTGCCTGCCCTTCCTAAGCCATGCAGACTGGAATATATCCCCAATGACGATGATGAACGTCAAGCTCGCTCAGTGAACAGTTATTGGTTGCGTCCCCAAATGGCatcggctctggtcaaaagtagtgcactacataggaatagggttccatttgggacagatACTAATGTGTTGGAATATTTTTAGCTTTTCTGttttgttgtttaaaaaaaaaaaggggggggcatatacagtggggaaaaaaagtatttagtcagccactatttgtgcaagttctcccacttaaaaagatgagagaggcctgtaattttcatcataggtacacgtcaactatgaaagacaaattgagaattttttttccagaaaatcacattgtaggatttttatgaatttatttgcaaattataggggaaaataagtatttggtcacctacaaacaagcaagatttctggctctcacagacttgtaacttcttctttaagaggctcctctgtcctccactcgttacctgtattaatggcatctgtttgaacttgttatcagtataaaagacacctgtccacaacctcaaacagtcacactccaaactccactatggccaagaccaaagagctgacaaaggacaccagaaacaaaattgtagacctgcaccaggctgggaagactgaatctgcaataggtaagcagcttggtttgaagaaatcaactgtgggagcaattattaggaaatggaagacatacaagaccactgataatctccctcgatctggggctccacgcaagatctcaccccgtagggtcaaaatgatcacaagaacggtgagcaataatcccagaaccacacggggggacctagtgaatgacctgcagagagctgggaccaaagtaacaaagcctaccatcagtaacacactacgccgccagggactcaaatcctgcagtgcaagacgtgtccgcctgcttaagccagtacatgtccagggctgtctgaagtttgctagagtgcatttggatgatccagaagaggattgggagaatgtcatatggtcagatgaaaccaaaatagaactttttggtaaaaactcaactcagtcgtgtttggaggacaaagaatgctgagttgcatccaaagaacaccatacctactgtgaagtatgggggtggaaacatcatgctttggggctgtttttctgcaaagggaccaggacgactgatccgtgtaaaggaatgaatgaatggggccatgtatcgtgagattttgagtgaaaacctccttccatcagcaagggcattgaagatgaaacgtggctgggtctttcagcatgacaatgatcccaaacacaccgcccgggcaatgaaggagtggcttcgtaagaagcatttcaaggtcctggagtggcctagcca from Coregonus clupeaformis isolate EN_2021a chromosome 11, ASM2061545v1, whole genome shotgun sequence includes the following:
- the gprc5bb gene encoding G protein-coupled receptor, class C, group 5, member Bb produces the protein MALSPVLLFLLSLIGCGHSQDDIIDPGLAPPPPLGCSVNVDPVYRTLCDLESVWGVVLEAVACGGAITSLVLSVVLLAKRHSVLDPDRRSGLGPLLLLLASLLALFTLSLAFLVGRTETLCVVRRVLWGPLFALCFSCLLAQVVRLKRLVSGKSSPKGSSLAGLGVILALVQGIISGEWLLLTVVREGHGACDYPPLDFALVCSYALGLLLTALGLSLAVVLCGGDGGEDEAEEGSDGGCERRWKCNAVWLFLSCLASLLLWVSWLVLYLYGDAALRGARSGGGGGRRPDWDEPVLAVALVAQGWILLLFHAIPEAHLCLRDPPAPSQHDYFDTSQPLQPCFQQEVPLPTHTLTHRPYADNQAYSIEEHSAALRGGSYHNGHGGMRPGIPFRGHMYQPTEMALVMNGGTMPSAPVNYTGRQLW